The proteins below are encoded in one region of Telopea speciosissima isolate NSW1024214 ecotype Mountain lineage chromosome 10, Tspe_v1, whole genome shotgun sequence:
- the LOC122642386 gene encoding TMV resistance protein N-like: MAALSTPSSGWSYDVFLSFRGEDTRNTFTGHLYNALDDAGIYTFKDDETLSTGEEIGSELLSAIEESRISIPIFSKNYASSKWCLNELVKIVECRKTMNQLVLPIFYDVDPSDVRNYTGCYAKALQKLNKRFHQTIIKEWKEALREVGQLKGWDLKKINNGGQIKLKGSVLTLEAVQKANSV; encoded by the exons ATGGCAGCCCTTTCTACGCCCTCATCTGGATGGAGTTATGATGTGTTCCTGAGCTTCAGAGGTGAAGACACTCGTAACACCTTTACCGGACATCTCTACAATGCGTTGGATGATGCTGGAATTTATACTTTCAAGGATGATGAAACACTCTCCACGGGGGAGGAGATCGGCTCAGAGCTACTATCTGCGATCGAGGAATCGAGAATATCGATCCCCATCTTCTCGAAGAACTACGCATCAAGCAAATGGTGCCTGAATGAACTCGTCAAGATAGTTGAATGCAGGAAAACCATGAATCAACTTGTTCTTCCCATCTTCTACGATGTTGATCCCTCGGACGTCCGTAATTACACTGGGTGCTATGCAAAGGCTCTTCAGAAACTCAACAAAAGGTTCCATCAGACGATCATAAAGGAGTGGAAAGAGGCTCTGAGAGAGGTTGGGCAATTGAAGGGATGGGATTTGAAGAAAATCAATAACGG GGGACAGATAAAGTTGAAGGGCTCTGTATTGACTTTGGAGGCAGTTCAAAAAGCCAACTCTGTTTGA